The segment GATTTGACGTTCCGAAGTGTCGCCAGGTTTTTAAAGAAGCGGAGTGGGAGGTGCACGAGGGGCCGTCTCGATATTTCTGCTGATAATCAGAAGTGGTGAATATTAAAGCAAGGAGAAAGGGTTGTAATGAGGGAGATTAAAAAGGTGGCGTGCAACCTGTGCCACAAGAGCTGTGGGATGCTGGCCTGCCTCGAGAACGGCGTAATCATAAAAATTGCGGAGGATCCCGGTTATCCCTTTAATATTGGAGCACAATGCTCGAAAGGGGCTTCAGCGCTGGAAGATTTAAATCACCCGAACCGTATTAACTACCCGCTGAAAAGAGTCGGAGAAAGAGGCTCGGGCCGGTTTGCAAGGGTGAGCTGGGAAGAAGCGCTGGATGACATCGCCGGGCGCCTGGTCCAGCTCAAAAAAGAGTACGGCGCCGAGGCCATATCCTCCATAAACGGCGCCAACCGTGCCGACGATCTGGCGCGCAGGCGCTTCTTCAACCTGCTGGGAAGCCCCAATGTTTGTCATACGGTTCCGGTTTGCTGGATCCCCAATTTTCTGGTAGAGGCATCATCCTATGGCTGGGCCGCCTTTGACAGTAACGTCACGGGCGGGGCCAGATGTATAGTAATCTGGGGTTTTAATCCCGGAGCTTCTTATGTTACCGAAATGAAAAAGATCCTCCAGGCCAGAGAAACCTTCGGCACCAAAATCATCGTCATCGACCCCCGCTTCAGCGAAACAGCCGCAAAAGCCGATCTCTGGCTGCCCATCAGGCCGAACAGCGACAACGCCCTGGCCCTGGCCTGGCTCAACGTCATCATCAACGAAGGGCTGTACGACATGGAATTCGTAAGCGAGTGGACCGTAGGCTTTGGAGAGCTGGCCGAGCGGGTGCAGGAATACACCCCCGAATGGGCAGCAGAGAAGACCGGGATTTCAGCCGAACTGATAATAGAAGCCGCCAGGATGTACGCAACCTCCAAGCCAGCCTGCATCATGTGGGGAGTAGCCACCGATCAGCTGGGGAGAGGGAGCACCGCAGGAGCCCAGGCGAGAGTAGCCCTGAGGGCGATCTGCGGCAACCTCGACGTGCCCGGAGGGGACGTCATGCCCGGACCCCACCCCACCTTCATCACAGACTGGGAAATGGAACTCAACGAAAAGCTGCCAGAGGAGCAGAGAGCCAAGCAGCTGGGGTCCGACCGGTTCAAGCTCAACAGCTGGCCGGGGTATCAGTTGATAACCGAGAACCTGGTGCGGGTCTGGGGGAAGAGCATACCGGCCGAATGGTTCTGCGAAGCCAACCCGCCGGTATTATTCCGGGCGATGGCCACCGGAAAACCCTACCCCGTCAAAGCAGCGATAGTGCTGGCCGACAACCCCCTGGTATCCTACGCCAACACCAAGCTGGTCTATCAAGCCTTGAAAAACCTCGACCTCCTCGTAGTCATGGAATACTGGATGACACCCACAGCAGTACTTGCGGACTACGTGTTGCCGGCAGCATCCTGGCTGGAAAGGCCAGTACTGACCACAACATACGGCGTTTCCGACTGGCTGGTAGCCTCGGAGAGGGCAATCAAGCCCCTGTACGAACGCAAAACCGACTATGAATTCTGGAGAGAACTCGGCATCAGGCTCGGGCAGGAAGAATACTGGCCCTGGGAAACCGACGAAGAAGTCTTCAAATACCGTCTTGAGAAGCTCGGTTACGAAATAGAGAGCTACGAAGAATTCGTTCAAAAATACCGCTACGACTTTGCGCCCAGGGAATACAGGAAATACCTGACCCGGGGATTTGCGACACCATCCGGGAAGGTGGAGCTGAAAAACTCCACACTGGAGAGGCTGGGTTACGACCCCCTGCCGCATTATGTGGAGCCGCCGTTCAGCCCTGAATCGAACCCAGAGCTGGCGAGACATTATCCTTTGGCCCTGATAACCAGCGGGAGTTTTCGTGGGGAAGGACGGGGTAAAATGAAAGGTAGGGCAATGCGTTCGGAACCGCGGGTTGCAATTAATCCTCGGTTGGCAGAGGAACTCGGCATCCAAGATGATGATTGGGTCTGGATCGAAACACCGGCCGGAAAAGTCAGGCAGAGAGCAGTGATCACCGATGCGGTGGCGCCAGGCGTTATTCAGGCAGAAAAAAGCCGCTGGCCTGTGGGGAGAGAAGGCAAAACTCCTGATCTTGCAGAAATCTTTGAGTTTAATATCAACGTCTGCCTTGACGACGACCCTGACACCTGCGACGAGGCCTGCGGAAGCTGGTGCACCCGCGGTGTTTTATGCCGGATAGCGAAGGTGGATGCTTCGTGATTTGTACGGCAGGATTGCTTCTTGTTGCACCGATTTAACATAAGAGGCCGGAGGTCTGTTTCTTGCCCCCGGTTTTCTTTTTGCGAGCCTCAAAGGAAGTTGGGGAATGCTGCCAGGGATCCAGGGCCTGGGAACAACGTATTTTTTCAATAAGAGAAAACCGTTTCATTTTGAAACCAGGACTTTTAAAAAACTTATAGTTCCAACAGGTAACTCTTTTTTGCTCATTTTTAGGCACTTTCCGGGTCCGGCGGGCCGTCCATGATTCCCCATAATGAGATTTCCTTTTTTGTTAATCTTGGAAGTGGTGGCAGGGGAATAGCCTTTGCCCAGTAGTTCTCTGGTGGACCTCTTCACTTTCCGGATGCTGATTCCCCCAGTGAAAAACTCGATGATCTGTCTGTCGAAGATCCCTTACACCTGGAGCGAGGAAAAACCTTTGATTCGAATTTGCCGTTGCGCATCTCCCACCATGTCTTTGATGGAGCCGAAACGGGTGAGGAGATCCCGCTCGGGATACCGTTGCGCTTGTTATCCCTTTTGCCGTCCTCCTCTCTGGTGCTGTTCAACCAGGAAAGCTGTCAACTTCTGCTTGACTGCTGTTCCAGGACATGATTTGATATAGCACCTGATTATAGAAGGCAGAGGGTATGCCCTTATGCTACCAGATAAAATTGGCCAACAATTCTTAACTGGAATCTCAAAACGAGACTGGTCAAAGGGGTATACTTCAGGTGCATGTCCTGGTTTTATGCGAGTTTTCGGCTTGCATCTACCTGGTATATTTTTTGCAAGTTAGAGTCAATAAGCTGCAAAAAACGAGTTAATGCTATCGTTTGTTTTTAAGTCGGAGGAGGGAACCAGGTGCAAAGTGCAATTGTTGTTTTCACAAAAGTACCAAAAACAGGAGATGTCAAAACAAGACTTACAACCGAGGGCGGAGGCATCTTGACACCGGAAGAAGCAAAACGGTTTTACGAAGCCTGTTTGCTTGATGTTATAGACGCCTGCATTGCCTCGGCATGCGGGGATTTCTATATATGCTACAACGCAAAGGGTGACCGCGATCATCTGGAAGAATTGCTCGGCTCCGTTTCTGACCGGCGGGCGATCAAAGGTGTTTATGCCGATCAGGGCGGTACTTTTGACCAGTGCATGCAGTATGCGGCCGATTATATATTGAAAGATGGATGCGGCGGCAGACTGGCCGACAGTGTGCTCATTGTCGGCGGAGACCTGCCGTCATTGCAGCCTGCGACGATAAGAGAAGCAGTTAATAAACTGGAGAGACTGGCGTCAAGCGAATCCGGCCAAAAGGCCGCGAAGAAGCTCGGGGGGAACGGTGCCCCCATAGGTGCAGCCATAGTGGAGGGCGCCTGCCAGGAGGGCGGTTTTTCTCTTGTGGGTTACACCTGCACCACGCCCCTTGAATTCGACGGGGTGTTTTACAACAGGGATGGCGTTACCGCCCTGGATGCACTGGTTTATAAAGCATCCGAGCGCAACATCCCCTTCGGCCTTGTCGAAATGATACCTGATGTGGATATCCCGGCTGACCTGGCCAGCCTGATATCAGCGCTAAACGCCCTGAAACTTGCGGCAAGATACGATACTGCGGTCTTCCTGCCAAAAAGGACAATCAAAGCGGTTGAGGAGATGGGGCTTGTGGCTTCAGCAGCGCCGTCACAGCGTTAGACTGATTATAGCCTGATAAGGAGCGGTAATATATGGGAAAAGAACCGCATAGCCAGCTAGCTATGTTGGCGCAAGAATGCCAGGATTGCGGCTTATGCTTGGGCGCATGTGATTTGCTGGCTGAAGCAGCAGGAACGCCGGGCGAGCTGGCGCAAGGCGGGGTAGGGGCCTATGAAGCTTATAGCTGCTTCTTGTGTGACAGGTGTGCAGCGGCTTGTCCACTCGGCCTGAAGCCCTCAGCTATCTTCGCTGCCAGGCGAATTGTTGCGGTTGAAAAAGGAGAAATAGACCCCGACGAGTATAGCTATCTTTTTCCCGACCGGGAAGAAAGCATCATGCGCCTGTACCGGCGTTACTACAATATTGATTACAGTGATATCGCGGCAGGTAAAGGCACCGAAACGTGTTTCTTCCCCGGCTGTACCCTGATGACGTATTCCCCGGTGTTGACCAGGGAGGTTTACCGGAGGCTTAGAGCCGGATGCGGATGCCGGGGAATACTTACGGATTGCTGCGGAAAACCTCTGAGCCAGATGGGACTAAGGCAGAGGGCTGAACAGGCAGCCCGTAGTCTGATGAACAAGATGGCGCATATAGGCGTCAAGAGAGTTATAGTAGCCTGCCCCGGATGTTATTATCACCTGCGCCATTTGCTGGAGCAGGAGGGAATAGAAGTTCTGACCGTTTATGAGGTTCTGGATTTTCAAAGACAGATGCCGGAGAATGCGCCCTTGTGTACGGTGCACGACTCATGCCCCGACAGGTTTGAGGGAATTTTTGCTGCCCAGGTGCGTGAGGCGCTCCGAAAAGACGGGTACGAACTGGTAGAAATGCCTTTCAGCGGGAGGGATGCTCCATGCTGCGGGAGCGGCGGGCAGGTCTCCCATTTCAGGCCGGAGCTGGCGGAAAAACTGGTAGAGAAGAGGCTGAGTGAGGCAGAAAAGTCTGGCGCAGAAATTCTCATTGCTTATTGTCTCAGCTGCGTGCTTAATTTTGCCGGTAAGCCCTCCGGCATAAAGGCAAGGCATGCATTGAACCTCCTGTTAGGACATGAAGAAGACTACTCTGATGTTAAGGCACGGGCCCTGCAGATATTTACAGAACCAGAACCAACCGAATAAGGTGACCGGCAAACCAGGGTGGAGCAGAATGGAAAAGGAGTTCGCATAAATGGATAATGAGCAACTGGCAAAATCGTTGCAACAAATACTGGGTCTGCGGTGGTCGCCGGTGGCCTTGCGACTGATGAGGCCAGGGGAGGGAATACCGGAAGGATTGATGGAGCCTCCGATGCCGCTCCGGCATTGCCAGTCAATTATTGTGGCCCGGCGGGGAAACTGCCTGTATCTGCCGCCCCGCAAGCACGCATGCCCTGATGGAGCAGGTGTGCTGGGGCTTGTGGAAATGTCACCAAAGTTGAGATCAGGAGAACTGTACCTGCTCTTCAAAAAGCTGCCGAATCTTGAGTGCGCCAGAACCATGATTGCCGGCAGGCCGGAATTTGCCCCCGGAACCTATGCTGCAACGGTGCTGGCACCGCTGGAAAAAGCAACGTTTGTACCTGACGTGGTTATATTTACGCTCTGGCCGGAACAGGCGATGTGGCTTTGCTGTGCCCAGACTTATACGTCTGGAAAAAGGCAGGTGTTCAATACCTCCGGGTACAACTCCACCTGTGCCGATCTGACAGTCAAAGTTATGCAGACCGGGGAAATGAACATTTCCTTCGGCTGTTATGGGGCCCGCGCTTCAAGTGAGATAGATGACTTTGAGCTTTATATCTCTATACCCTATGGGCAGCTTCAATTGCTGGTTAAGGCACTTCAACAGTTGTCATTAAAGAGCATACCTGAGGAAAGAAAAAAGATCTATATGCACCCGGTTATGGATAATATCCGGAAACCCAGTGAAAAAGTAAACGGCAGAGTCGAATTGCAGGTGAACCAGGAGCAGTGCAATGGATGCGGTTTGTGCGAGGCTTTCTGCCCCGTTGCGGTTTTCGAAATGTTCGAAGCAAAAGGTGCAAGAAAGGCGCGTCCTGTTTTGGTTGATAAATGCAGTGCCTGTTATACCTGCGTCGGGCAGTGCCCCCAAAAGGCTATCCAGCTGAGAATCAGGATTTGAAAAAGATGAAGCGGACAAGCAGTAGCATGGTGGGGGGGATGATCTGTAGCAGTCAAGGAGAGATTTGATGAAAAGGAACGTCGCTGGTTGTAATTGTAGAGAAGCAGGGGCTGCAGAATGTGAATGCGCGGGTAGCTTGCTTTAAGAACAATTATCGAAGTTAAACAGAGAGGGGACTGGTAATGATCCAGATAAAAAAGGTCGCGTGTCACTTTTGTCATATGAACTGCGGGATGCTGGCCTATGTCGAGGACGGGGTGGTGATTAAAGTAATCGGGGATCCAGAGCATCCCTTTAACCAGGGGGCCCAATGCTCGCGAGGGGTCTCGGCGCTTGATCACTTGTATCACCCGAATCGCATTAACTACCCGCTGAAAAGAGTCGGAGAAAGAGGCTCGGGCCGGTTTGCAAGGGTGAGCTGGGAAGAAGCGCTGGATGATATTGCTGAGAGGCTTAAGCAGTTAATATCACAGTACGGCGCCGAGACCGTTTCAACTATCGGTGGCACCAATAGGACCGATGATTTTGCACGCAGGCGCTTTTTTAACCTGCTGGGGAGCCCCAACGTTGCTCATACGGCGCCGGTTTGCTGGATACCCAATTTTTTAGCAGAGACCTCTTCATATGGATGGGGCTCCTTCGATGCCGAAGTAATGAACGGAGCCAGATGCGTGGTGGTATGGGGCCATAATCCCGGGGCCTCGTACCTGCCGGAGATGCGGGGCCTGCTCCAGGCCAGAGAAACCTTCGGCACCAAAATCATCGTCATCGACCCCCGCTTCAGCGAAACAGCCGCAAAAGCCGATCTCTGGCTGCCCATCAGGCCGAACAGCGACAACGCCCTGGCCCTGGCCTGGCTCAACGTCATCATCAACGAAGGGCTGTACGACATGGAATTCGTAAGCGAGTGGACCGTAGGCTTTGGAGAGCTGGCCGAGCGGGTGCAGGAATACACCCCCGAATGGGCAGCAGAGAAGACCGGGATTTCAGCCGAACTGATAATAGAAGCCGCCAGGATGTACGCAACCTCCAAGCCAGCCTGCATCATGTGGGGAGTAGCCACCGATCAGCTGGGGAGAGGGAGCACCGCAGGAGCCCAGGCGAGAGTAGCCCTGAGGGCGATCTGCGGCAACCTCGACGTGCCCGGAGGGGACGTCATGCCCGGACCCCACCCCACCTTCATCACAGACTGGGAAATGGAACTCAACGAAAAGCTGCCAGAGGAGCAGAGAGCCAAGCAGCTGGGGTCCGACCGGTTCAAGCTCAACAGCTGGCCGGGGTATCAGTTGATAACCGAGAACCTGGTGCGGGTCTGGGGGAAGAGCATACCGGCCGAATGGTTCTGCGAAGCCAACCCGCCGGTATTATTCCGGGCGATGGCCACCGGAAAACCCTACCCCGTCAAAGCAGCGATAGTGCTGGCCGACAACCCCCTGGTATCCTACGCCAACACCAAGCTGGTCTATCAAGCCTTGAAAAACCTCGACCTCCTCGTAGTCATGGAATACTGGATGACACCCACAGCAGTACTTGCGGACTACGTGTTGCCGGCAGCATCCTGGCTGGAAAGGCCAGTACTGACCACAACATACGGCGTTTCCGACTGGCTGGTAGCCTCGGAGAGGGCAATCAAGCCCCTGTACGAACGCAAAACCGACTATGAATTCTGGAGAGAACTCGGCATCAGGCTCGGGCAGGAAGAATACTGGCCCTGGGAAACCGACGAAGAAGTCTTCAAATACCGTCTTGAGAAGCTCGGTTACGAAATAGAGAGCTACGAAGAATTCGTTCAAAAATACCGCTACGACTTTGCGCCCAGGGAATACAGGAAATACCTGACCCGGGGATTTGCGACACCATCCGGGAAGGTGGAGCTGAAAAACTCCACACTGGAGAGGCTGGGTTACGACCCCCTGCCGCATTATGTGGAGCCGCCGTTCAGCCCTGAAGCCAGGCCGGAACTGGCTGAGGAGTATCCGCTTACCCTGATTGCCGGCGGAGGGTTCAATCCCTTTTTCCATTCGGAACACCGTGAAATAACCAGGTTAAGGCTCGTAAGCCCCTATCCCAGGGTTGCCATTAATCCACGCCTGGCGGAGCAGTACGGAATCAAAGACGGCGACTGGATCTGGATCGAAACACCGACCGGTAAAGTTAAACAGAGGGCGGTTTTAACTGCGGCGGTAGCGCCGGACACCATTCAGGCGGAAAGAGGCTGGTGGTATCCTGAGAAAGAAATCGAAGAACCGGTACTCATGGGAGTTTTTGAATCCAATATCAACGTCTGCCTTGACGATGACCCTGACACCTGCGACGAGGCCTGCGGAAGCTGGTGCACGCGCGGCGTCAGATGTCGGATTTCTAAGGTGGGGGAGGGCAGCTAATGCGCTGGGGAATGTTAATAGATCTAAAAAAATGTATCGGTTGTCACGCATGCACTGTGGCCTGCCAGCAAGAGCACAATCTACCGTTTGGGGAGAGGTGGAACAGGGTGCTACGGGTGGGGCCCGTGGGGGAATATCCTAACTTAACTTCTTATTTCTTGCCTGTTCCCTGCATGCACTGTGAAGATGCTCCTTGTGTTGACGGATGCCCCACCGGAGCCAGCCGCAAACGGGCAGACGGGATCGTGGTTGTTGACGAGCTGAAATGCGTCGGCTGTAAGTTCTGCATGGTTGCCTGCCCTTATGGAGTGCGGCATTACAACGAAGAAAAAGGTATTGTAGAAAAATGCATCATGTGTTTCGACAGGCTTGATGAGGGAAAGGCTCCAAGGTGTGTAGAGACCTGCCAGTTGAAAGCTCGCTATATCGGAGACCTTGACGACCCTAACAGTGAGATTGTGCAGCTGATACGCAAGAAGAGTGCGAGGCCCCTGCATGAGGAATTGGGGACGAGACCGGCGGTTTATTATATCTTTCCATAGAGAGGTGACAGTTATGGAGACAAAACAGGAATACTGGGGATCTCTTGCTGCAGGATATTTTTTCCTGGCTGCGCTGGGAGCCATGATGTTTGTTATCGCAGCTGTTCTCGACCTGGCCGGGGTTGCTCTGGCCGGCCAAATAAACGGCTGGGTGAGCCTTGTTGCGCTAATTGTAACGGGGATTGGTGCTTTGTTATTGACTGTAGAGCTTGGTGATAAGACGAAGTTCTACCTGGTGATGACTAAGCCTTCGTCTATCATGAGTTTGGGCGCAATGATGATGAGTGCGTTCATGGTCATTGCTCTTGTGTATACAACTACTTTCTTTAGTTTTGTTCCCTGGTATCCGGCTTACGGGTTGCGGGAAGTCCTGGCGGTGCTGGGGATCATTGCAGCGGTAGGGCTGGTGGCCTACCCCGGACTGGAGCTAGGGGAGGCCAGAGGACGGGCGTTCTGGAACGGAAGTGGCCTGGTGCCGTTGTTTCTGGTAAATGGCGCCTCAAGCGGCATTGCCGGCGTGATTCTCATGTCGGTTATACTCGGGGAGGCGCAAAGTCCGGCCATCCTGAAACTTAACGGCGGCATCTGGTTCGGCTTTATAGTCGCTCAGGTGATCTTGTTGACGGGATACCTGTTGGGTATCAAAAACACGGGTGTCGAAGAAGCAAGAAGGGCGGTCGCCGGCATTTTACAGGGTGACTTGAGGGTGAAATTCTGGTGGGGTGTCGTTGTGGCAGGGGCATTGATGCCGTTGATCATGTATCTCTTCGGCAACAGCCCGGCCCTGTTAGCGGCCAAAGCCATCCTGGTCCTCATCGGTTGCGCCTGTTTCAGGTGCGTGTTCTTACAGGCTGCGGTAAGAAGGAGCCTCCCGGGTGAAGAAAGCGAGTGGATGAGCGCGCAGGAAGAAGCCAAACTGGGGCTTCAACTTGAAAAGCGATGGAAGGAAAAGGAAGCATGGCTTTATGGGGGAAAATAGGGGGGCGAATTTTTGGAGTACATTATTTCATTCGCCAGAAAAGCAGATGAAGAGGGTGTTCGGAGGCTCCTGTCCGAACACAAAATGGGAATGCTCGGAGAGGTCGAGGATTATGTGGTTTTAAAGTCGGCAGGGGAGGTCTGTGCGGTAGGAAGATTGGTACAAACGGGAAAGGACTACTTTCACCTTGAAGTTTTTGGAGTAAAAAATGGACTGCGCCGGAAGGGGGTAGGCGGTTTGTTGCTGTCCAAGATTATCAGCAGTCCCGGGGAGTATTGCCGCTGTGCAAGCATTGTGCCGGGAGCTTATAAAGTTACCACGGTGGCGAGAGGAGAGGCTGCAAGTTTTTACATAAAGCACGGGTTCAGACCCTGCAGCTTCTCAAACCTTGCTTCTCCGTATGATGTACAGTGCGATGACTGCCCGGACCGCGGAACCTGCAGGCCGCTGCCGATGATGTTCGAGGGGTGTTAGACAAAAGTGTCGGTCAGGCTACAGTTTAGAATACTAGGCTCGGGAGCGGGCACAGGTGTACCCTCCTTTTTCTGCAGCTGCCCAGGGTGCCTGGAAGCAAGAAGTAAAAAAGAGTATGCACGCACCCGCAGCTGTGCCGTGGTGGAGACTGGTGCGGGGACGGTATTGGTGGATGCCTCACCCGATCTCAGGAGTCAGCTTGTGAGGGAAATGATAACCAGTGTCGACTGTGTTTTTCTTACCCACTGGCATTACGATCACTATTCCGGCCTTGGCGAGCTCGAGTATTATGTAAAGCTCGAGCGGAAAGAAAAGCTTCCCCTCTACCTGCCACCGAGTGCTGTGATGCAGTTTGAAACCGTTTTTCCCAACCTGGCAGATGTGTTTCATTCAGCTCCCTGGCAGTTTTTCCAGCGTTATGGATTCGGCGGGATATATATAACCCCTCTGCCGGCCAACCATAGCGTGGAAACGGCAGGATTTCTGATCGAATCAAGCAGCAGCAAAATCGCCTACTTCCCCGATACTGCCGGTCTGCCGGAAGCAACGGCCAGAAAAGTTCGCGGTGTCGACTTTCTTGTGTGCGATGCCACATTTTACGGCGAAAACTGGTTTCCGGAGGCCCACATGTCGGTAAAAGAGGCGATCCAGCTTGGAAGACAGGTGGAAGCAAAAAGAACCGTGCTCACACACCTTTCCATACATTACAGCCGGCCGGTAACCAGCGAAGAGCTTGAGAAAGAAGCGGCCAGGCATCAGGGTGTTGTAGTAGCTCGCGATGGAATGAGCCTGAATCTGAGAGAATGCCTTCTTTTACACACCGGCCTGCTCTCTTGAGGATTTGGAGGTGTTGCATTATAAAAAAATCACTTGGTGCGCGGGCGCTCGCTTATCCCACTCCTGTATGGGTTATTGGGACGTACGATAGTAAAGGCAGGGCGAACATGGCAACGGCAGCCTGGGTGGGCATATGTGCTTCTAATCCGCCTGCTGTTTTCGTTTCCTTCAGGAGAGATAGATATACCTGTGCCAACATAATGGAAAAGAAAGCTTTTACCGTTAATATCCCCTCAGAAAATTACATAGAGGAAACAGATTATTTTGGGATTAAAACCGGGAGAAAACATGATAAGTTGGCAGGAGTAGGGCTTATACCTGTAAAGAGTGATATGGTGGATGCCCCTTATATAAAGGAATTTCCCTGCGTTATCGAATGTAGGCTGCTTAATTACGTTGAAATTGGATCGCACACTGCATTTATCGGTGAGATTCTGGATGTAAAAATAGAGGAGGCAATGCTTGGAAACGGTGATATTCCGGATATAGAGAGATTAAAACCGCTGCTCTTAATGCCGTGTAGCACTTCTTATTACGGTATTGGGAAATATCTTGGAAAAGTCTACTCAATCG is part of the Bacillota bacterium genome and harbors:
- a CDS encoding molybdopterin-dependent oxidoreductase codes for the protein MREIKKVACNLCHKSCGMLACLENGVIIKIAEDPGYPFNIGAQCSKGASALEDLNHPNRINYPLKRVGERGSGRFARVSWEEALDDIAGRLVQLKKEYGAEAISSINGANRADDLARRRFFNLLGSPNVCHTVPVCWIPNFLVEASSYGWAAFDSNVTGGARCIVIWGFNPGASYVTEMKKILQARETFGTKIIVIDPRFSETAAKADLWLPIRPNSDNALALAWLNVIINEGLYDMEFVSEWTVGFGELAERVQEYTPEWAAEKTGISAELIIEAARMYATSKPACIMWGVATDQLGRGSTAGAQARVALRAICGNLDVPGGDVMPGPHPTFITDWEMELNEKLPEEQRAKQLGSDRFKLNSWPGYQLITENLVRVWGKSIPAEWFCEANPPVLFRAMATGKPYPVKAAIVLADNPLVSYANTKLVYQALKNLDLLVVMEYWMTPTAVLADYVLPAASWLERPVLTTTYGVSDWLVASERAIKPLYERKTDYEFWRELGIRLGQEEYWPWETDEEVFKYRLEKLGYEIESYEEFVQKYRYDFAPREYRKYLTRGFATPSGKVELKNSTLERLGYDPLPHYVEPPFSPESNPELARHYPLALITSGSFRGEGRGKMKGRAMRSEPRVAINPRLAEELGIQDDDWVWIETPAGKVRQRAVITDAVAPGVIQAEKSRWPVGREGKTPDLAEIFEFNINVCLDDDPDTCDEACGSWCTRGVLCRIAKVDAS
- a CDS encoding DUF2064 domain-containing protein; the protein is MQSAIVVFTKVPKTGDVKTRLTTEGGGILTPEEAKRFYEACLLDVIDACIASACGDFYICYNAKGDRDHLEELLGSVSDRRAIKGVYADQGGTFDQCMQYAADYILKDGCGGRLADSVLIVGGDLPSLQPATIREAVNKLERLASSESGQKAAKKLGGNGAPIGAAIVEGACQEGGFSLVGYTCTTPLEFDGVFYNRDGVTALDALVYKASERNIPFGLVEMIPDVDIPADLASLISALNALKLAARYDTAVFLPKRTIKAVEEMGLVASAAPSQR
- a CDS encoding (Fe-S)-binding protein; protein product: MGKEPHSQLAMLAQECQDCGLCLGACDLLAEAAGTPGELAQGGVGAYEAYSCFLCDRCAAACPLGLKPSAIFAARRIVAVEKGEIDPDEYSYLFPDREESIMRLYRRYYNIDYSDIAAGKGTETCFFPGCTLMTYSPVLTREVYRRLRAGCGCRGILTDCCGKPLSQMGLRQRAEQAARSLMNKMAHIGVKRVIVACPGCYYHLRHLLEQEGIEVLTVYEVLDFQRQMPENAPLCTVHDSCPDRFEGIFAAQVREALRKDGYELVEMPFSGRDAPCCGSGGQVSHFRPELAEKLVEKRLSEAEKSGAEILIAYCLSCVLNFAGKPSGIKARHALNLLLGHEEDYSDVKARALQIFTEPEPTE
- a CDS encoding 4Fe-4S binding protein; its protein translation is MDNEQLAKSLQQILGLRWSPVALRLMRPGEGIPEGLMEPPMPLRHCQSIIVARRGNCLYLPPRKHACPDGAGVLGLVEMSPKLRSGELYLLFKKLPNLECARTMIAGRPEFAPGTYAATVLAPLEKATFVPDVVIFTLWPEQAMWLCCAQTYTSGKRQVFNTSGYNSTCADLTVKVMQTGEMNISFGCYGARASSEIDDFELYISIPYGQLQLLVKALQQLSLKSIPEERKKIYMHPVMDNIRKPSEKVNGRVELQVNQEQCNGCGLCEAFCPVAVFEMFEAKGARKARPVLVDKCSACYTCVGQCPQKAIQLRIRI
- a CDS encoding molybdopterin-dependent oxidoreductase translates to MIQIKKVACHFCHMNCGMLAYVEDGVVIKVIGDPEHPFNQGAQCSRGVSALDHLYHPNRINYPLKRVGERGSGRFARVSWEEALDDIAERLKQLISQYGAETVSTIGGTNRTDDFARRRFFNLLGSPNVAHTAPVCWIPNFLAETSSYGWGSFDAEVMNGARCVVVWGHNPGASYLPEMRGLLQARETFGTKIIVIDPRFSETAAKADLWLPIRPNSDNALALAWLNVIINEGLYDMEFVSEWTVGFGELAERVQEYTPEWAAEKTGISAELIIEAARMYATSKPACIMWGVATDQLGRGSTAGAQARVALRAICGNLDVPGGDVMPGPHPTFITDWEMELNEKLPEEQRAKQLGSDRFKLNSWPGYQLITENLVRVWGKSIPAEWFCEANPPVLFRAMATGKPYPVKAAIVLADNPLVSYANTKLVYQALKNLDLLVVMEYWMTPTAVLADYVLPAASWLERPVLTTTYGVSDWLVASERAIKPLYERKTDYEFWRELGIRLGQEEYWPWETDEEVFKYRLEKLGYEIESYEEFVQKYRYDFAPREYRKYLTRGFATPSGKVELKNSTLERLGYDPLPHYVEPPFSPEARPELAEEYPLTLIAGGGFNPFFHSEHREITRLRLVSPYPRVAINPRLAEQYGIKDGDWIWIETPTGKVKQRAVLTAAVAPDTIQAERGWWYPEKEIEEPVLMGVFESNINVCLDDDPDTCDEACGSWCTRGVRCRISKVGEGS
- a CDS encoding 4Fe-4S dicluster domain-containing protein translates to MRWGMLIDLKKCIGCHACTVACQQEHNLPFGERWNRVLRVGPVGEYPNLTSYFLPVPCMHCEDAPCVDGCPTGASRKRADGIVVVDELKCVGCKFCMVACPYGVRHYNEEKGIVEKCIMCFDRLDEGKAPRCVETCQLKARYIGDLDDPNSEIVQLIRKKSARPLHEELGTRPAVYYIFP
- the nrfD gene encoding polysulfide reductase NrfD, with the translated sequence METKQEYWGSLAAGYFFLAALGAMMFVIAAVLDLAGVALAGQINGWVSLVALIVTGIGALLLTVELGDKTKFYLVMTKPSSIMSLGAMMMSAFMVIALVYTTTFFSFVPWYPAYGLREVLAVLGIIAAVGLVAYPGLELGEARGRAFWNGSGLVPLFLVNGASSGIAGVILMSVILGEAQSPAILKLNGGIWFGFIVAQVILLTGYLLGIKNTGVEEARRAVAGILQGDLRVKFWWGVVVAGALMPLIMYLFGNSPALLAAKAILVLIGCACFRCVFLQAAVRRSLPGEESEWMSAQEEAKLGLQLEKRWKEKEAWLYGGK
- a CDS encoding GNAT family N-acetyltransferase; translation: MEYIISFARKADEEGVRRLLSEHKMGMLGEVEDYVVLKSAGEVCAVGRLVQTGKDYFHLEVFGVKNGLRRKGVGGLLLSKIISSPGEYCRCASIVPGAYKVTTVARGEAASFYIKHGFRPCSFSNLASPYDVQCDDCPDRGTCRPLPMMFEGC
- a CDS encoding MBL fold metallo-hydrolase is translated as MSVRLQFRILGSGAGTGVPSFFCSCPGCLEARSKKEYARTRSCAVVETGAGTVLVDASPDLRSQLVREMITSVDCVFLTHWHYDHYSGLGELEYYVKLERKEKLPLYLPPSAVMQFETVFPNLADVFHSAPWQFFQRYGFGGIYITPLPANHSVETAGFLIESSSSKIAYFPDTAGLPEATARKVRGVDFLVCDATFYGENWFPEAHMSVKEAIQLGRQVEAKRTVLTHLSIHYSRPVTSEELEKEAARHQGVVVARDGMSLNLRECLLLHTGLLS